From a single Corynebacterium kroppenstedtii DSM 44385 genomic region:
- a CDS encoding class I SAM-dependent methyltransferase, whose amino-acid sequence MPRLPMSDRPVENQSGHWLLAQVGKKVLRPGGRELTEKMLSALPIHNHDVVELAPGLGKTAEKIVVEEPSSYTGVDEDPDAAHLAAAAAHQAASGHMPANAIRILQGRANNTTLDDESVDVAVGEAMLTMQGDKGKAAIIEEVHRILRPGGRYAIHELGLQPNDLSDGTKTEVRKALARSIKVNARPLTEHEWQDLLTSHGFEVETTHFAPMALLEPKRIISDEGILRTLKIAFNIATKPNVRKRVMGMRQTFQKYENELTAIAIVAKKK is encoded by the coding sequence ATGCCACGGCTTCCAATGAGTGATCGTCCCGTCGAAAATCAGTCTGGACACTGGCTCCTGGCGCAAGTGGGTAAGAAGGTCCTTCGCCCCGGCGGGCGCGAGTTGACCGAAAAGATGCTCAGCGCGTTGCCCATTCACAACCATGACGTCGTGGAGCTGGCCCCTGGGCTTGGGAAAACTGCGGAAAAGATCGTGGTGGAAGAGCCGTCCTCCTACACGGGAGTCGACGAAGACCCGGATGCGGCTCACCTGGCTGCGGCGGCTGCGCACCAGGCGGCGTCGGGACATATGCCCGCCAACGCTATTCGGATTCTCCAGGGTCGGGCGAACAACACCACCTTGGACGACGAGTCCGTCGACGTGGCCGTTGGCGAAGCGATGCTGACCATGCAGGGGGATAAGGGCAAAGCGGCCATCATTGAGGAGGTCCACCGGATTCTTCGGCCCGGCGGACGGTACGCCATCCACGAACTCGGCCTCCAGCCCAATGACCTCTCGGATGGCACGAAAACCGAAGTGCGGAAGGCGCTGGCCCGGTCGATCAAAGTCAACGCCCGCCCCCTCACCGAGCATGAGTGGCAGGATCTCCTGACCTCGCACGGCTTCGAGGTTGAGACGACGCACTTCGCCCCGATGGCCTTGTTGGAGCCCAAGCGGATCATTAGCGACGAGGGCATCCTGCGCACCCTCAAGATCGCGTTTAACATTGCGACGAAGCCGAACGTGCGCAAGCGCGTGATGGGGATGCGGCAGACGTTCCAGAAATACGAGAACGAGTTGACCGCTATCGCCATCGTCGCCAAGAAGAAGTAG